One Nitrospira sp. DNA window includes the following coding sequences:
- the gcvT gene encoding glycine cleavage system aminomethyltransferase GcvT, with amino-acid sequence MKQTPLIAHHRAAGAKLVDFAGWEMPIQYSGVIDEYQTVRRSAGLFDVSHMGRLMVSGVGGLEFLQSVTTNDAGKLAVGQAQYSMVCNDRGGIQDDIFVYRLKPMDYLLCVNASNREKIHTWLQTQPRATTVVLEDHSDRLAQIAIQGPRSRDILLALGGEAIRTLKLHHTCDAVLGSIPTLVARTGYTGELGYELYVPADHIGVLWERILEQGASQGVKPAGLGSRDLLRLEMGYLLYGNDIGEDTTPIEAGVEWTVSLEKGEFIGRAALLAQKERGPATRFVGFELLEKAVPRHGFKILDAVSSQVIGEVSSGNLSPILQKGIGLGYIPTAQAAVGTPLTIDIRGRAVPAQVVKTPFYRRKA; translated from the coding sequence ATGAAACAGACGCCGCTCATCGCACACCATCGGGCTGCCGGCGCGAAGCTCGTCGATTTCGCCGGCTGGGAAATGCCGATTCAGTATTCTGGGGTCATCGACGAGTATCAGACCGTGCGCCGGAGCGCGGGGTTGTTCGATGTGAGCCACATGGGACGGCTCATGGTGTCCGGCGTCGGCGGGCTGGAGTTTCTTCAGTCGGTGACCACCAATGATGCCGGGAAATTGGCGGTCGGCCAGGCACAGTACTCCATGGTCTGTAACGACCGGGGTGGGATCCAAGACGATATCTTCGTCTATCGCCTCAAGCCGATGGACTATCTGTTGTGTGTCAACGCGTCGAATCGTGAAAAGATTCATACGTGGCTGCAGACCCAACCCCGGGCCACGACCGTGGTGCTCGAGGACCATTCCGACCGGCTGGCGCAAATCGCGATTCAAGGCCCCCGGTCCAGAGACATTCTTCTCGCGCTTGGCGGCGAGGCGATCAGGACCCTGAAGCTCCACCACACGTGTGACGCCGTGCTGGGCTCCATTCCGACCCTCGTGGCCAGAACCGGATACACGGGGGAGTTGGGGTATGAGCTGTACGTGCCGGCCGATCACATCGGGGTATTGTGGGAGCGGATTCTGGAGCAGGGTGCCTCGCAGGGCGTGAAGCCCGCCGGCTTAGGATCCCGCGATTTGCTCAGGCTGGAGATGGGCTATCTGCTCTATGGCAACGATATCGGCGAGGACACGACGCCGATCGAGGCTGGGGTCGAATGGACGGTGAGTCTGGAGAAGGGAGAATTTATCGGTCGCGCGGCCTTGCTGGCACAGAAGGAGCGAGGACCGGCAACACGGTTTGTCGGGTTTGAATTACTGGAGAAAGCGGTGCCCCGGCACGGCTTCAAGATTCTCGATGCCGTCTCCTCCCAGGTGATCGGTGAGGTGTCGAGCGGCAACCTGTCGCCGATTCTTCAAAAGGGAATCGGGTTGGGCTACATTCCGACGGCACAGGCTGCTGTGGGGACGCCACTCACCATTGATATCCGCGGGAGAGCGGTTCCCGCCCAGGTGGTGAAAACACCGTTCTACAGGCGCAAGGCATAG
- a CDS encoding FKBP-type peptidyl-prolyl cis-trans isomerase has translation MSGSESSATGGEEIVTSSGLQYIDLVVGTGEVAKAGQTVSVHYTGWLTNGTKFDSSVDRGQPFSFPLGAGRVIKGWDEGVQGMKVGGKRKLTIPANLGYGPRGAGGVIPPNATLVFDVELLGV, from the coding sequence ATGAGCGGAAGTGAGTCATCGGCAACAGGCGGAGAGGAGATCGTGACGTCGTCCGGTCTTCAGTACATCGACCTGGTGGTGGGGACGGGCGAGGTGGCGAAGGCTGGTCAGACGGTCTCGGTGCATTATACGGGCTGGCTGACGAACGGGACGAAATTCGATAGCTCGGTCGATCGCGGCCAACCCTTCTCCTTTCCGCTCGGCGCCGGGCGGGTGATCAAGGGCTGGGATGAAGGGGTGCAGGGGATGAAAGTCGGCGGAAAGCGGAAGCTGACGATCCCGGCCAATCTCGGCTATGGCCCTCGCGGGGCCGGTGGAGTGATCCCTCCGAACGCGACGCTGGTGTTCGATGTCGAATTGCTGGGCGTGTAA
- a CDS encoding FIST N-terminal domain-containing protein, producing MASFSSTPLPSSTPFQFASAVSRSADSEAAARDLVDAIRAKLGGVTPDLGCLFFSSHHISRANVLADMVVDSLGVRVCIGCSGEGVIAGAEELETAPAVTLWTACLPGVTLTPVRLSFSPTQDQFSLVGWPEAGGIDSTFLLFADPFTTPMQEVLSLLEERYPGTAALGGLSGGGQDAGENRLVMGREVYENGLVGVRISGPVEVRPVISQGCRPIGERYVVTKAEHNMVHELGGTSALDRLQHVFESLGGEDRQRAHRALHIGIVIDEHRDHFERGDFLVRNLVGADQTTGAVAIGDVVQEGQTVQFHLRDAKSASDDLNVLLAADRMGHRNPPLGALVFSCCGRGQGLFGRPHHDSGILAERLGGIPVAGFFAQGEIGPVGGRNFLHGYTASMALFAAPASKSGTK from the coding sequence ATGGCTAGTTTCTCTTCCACACCTCTGCCGTCCAGCACCCCCTTTCAATTTGCGTCGGCGGTCAGCCGGAGTGCCGATTCCGAAGCGGCCGCTCGGGATCTGGTCGATGCAATCAGGGCGAAGCTTGGCGGCGTGACGCCGGACTTGGGCTGTCTATTCTTCTCGTCTCACCACATATCCCGGGCAAACGTTCTGGCTGACATGGTTGTGGATTCACTTGGCGTGCGTGTGTGTATCGGCTGTAGCGGCGAAGGGGTGATCGCCGGAGCGGAGGAGCTGGAAACGGCTCCGGCTGTGACGCTCTGGACGGCCTGTCTTCCCGGTGTGACGCTGACCCCCGTGCGGCTCTCCTTTTCTCCCACCCAGGATCAGTTTTCGCTGGTGGGCTGGCCTGAGGCCGGGGGGATCGATTCCACATTTCTTCTGTTTGCCGATCCGTTTACGACGCCGATGCAAGAGGTGTTGTCTCTGTTGGAAGAGCGCTATCCCGGCACCGCTGCGCTCGGCGGGCTGTCCGGGGGCGGGCAGGATGCCGGAGAAAATCGCCTGGTCATGGGGCGGGAGGTCTATGAAAACGGTCTGGTGGGAGTGCGCATCTCCGGGCCGGTGGAAGTCCGCCCGGTGATCTCACAAGGCTGCCGGCCGATTGGGGAACGGTATGTGGTGACCAAAGCGGAACACAATATGGTGCATGAGTTGGGTGGGACCTCCGCGCTGGACCGGCTGCAGCATGTGTTTGAATCGCTCGGGGGCGAGGACCGGCAGCGGGCGCACCGGGCGCTCCACATCGGCATCGTAATTGATGAGCACCGGGACCATTTCGAGCGCGGCGATTTCCTCGTCCGCAATCTGGTCGGGGCAGACCAGACGACCGGCGCGGTGGCCATCGGTGATGTGGTGCAGGAAGGGCAGACGGTGCAGTTCCATCTGCGCGACGCCAAGTCGGCCAGCGACGATTTGAATGTGCTGCTCGCGGCCGATCGCATGGGGCACCGGAATCCACCGTTAGGCGCGCTGGTGTTTAGCTGTTGCGGCCGTGGGCAGGGGCTGTTTGGCCGGCCGCATCATGATTCGGGCATCCTGGCCGAGCGGTTGGGTGGCATCCCGGTGGCGGGATTTTTTGCCCAGGGGGAAATCGGTCCCGTCGGAGGACGCAATTTTCTGCATGGCTATACCGCCAGCATGGCGCTCTTTGCAGCACCGGCATCGAAATCCGGAACGAAGTAA
- a CDS encoding RHS repeat domain-containing protein, with amino-acid sequence MKQMAFSKALMVVACVLMLCALAPTLAVADQAQYIYDDLGRLSQVIDGQGNVGTYTYAAVGNLLSVTRNTGGVGVLAWLAISPPLSLFCDWLW; translated from the coding sequence ATGAAGCAGATGGCGTTCTCAAAAGCCCTGATGGTTGTGGCCTGCGTGCTGATGCTCTGTGCGTTAGCGCCGACGCTGGCGGTTGCTGATCAGGCGCAGTATATCTATGACGACTTGGGCCGGCTGTCGCAGGTGATCGACGGGCAGGGAAACGTCGGGACCTACACGTACGCCGCCGTCGGGAATCTGCTGTCGGTTACGCGCAACACTGGCGGTGTTGGCGTGCTTGCGTGGCTTGCAATTTCGCCGCCCCTCTCGTTATTCTGCGACTGGCTATGGTGA